One window of the Bradyrhizobium sp. NP1 genome contains the following:
- the ureG gene encoding urease accessory protein UreG, which translates to MRTVESGTSPLRGKFAPVYHGPLRVGIGGPVGSGKTALVEALCKHLRDFYDIYVITNDIYTKEDQLILTRAQALPAERIMGVETGGCPHAAIREDASMNLAAIEDMNLRFPQAELCFVESGGDNLAATFSPELADLTIYVIDVAAGEKIPRKGGPGITRSDLLVINKIDLAPLVGANLQVMESDARRMRGTRPFIFSNLKSGHGVDEIAGFILEKGGLAAASL; encoded by the coding sequence ATGAGGACAGTTGAAAGCGGGACGTCCCCTCTTCGCGGCAAGTTCGCTCCGGTATACCACGGTCCACTCCGCGTCGGGATCGGAGGACCAGTCGGCTCGGGCAAGACGGCTCTCGTAGAGGCGTTATGTAAGCATCTCCGAGATTTCTACGACATTTATGTGATTACGAACGACATCTACACCAAGGAAGATCAACTCATTCTGACCCGCGCCCAAGCGTTGCCAGCAGAGCGTATCATGGGCGTGGAGACAGGCGGCTGCCCTCACGCGGCGATACGTGAGGACGCCTCCATGAATCTCGCCGCGATCGAGGACATGAATTTGAGATTCCCGCAAGCAGAGCTCTGTTTCGTAGAGTCAGGTGGCGACAATCTCGCGGCTACCTTTAGTCCCGAACTCGCGGACTTGACTATCTACGTGATCGACGTCGCCGCAGGCGAAAAGATCCCACGCAAAGGCGGTCCCGGCATAACGCGGTCCGATCTGCTTGTGATCAACAAGATCGATCTCGCTCCGCTGGTAGGTGCCAATCTTCAGGTTATGGAGTCGGACGCCCGACGCATGCGAGGTACGCGACCATTCATTTTTTCCAATCTGAAAAGCGGACACGGCGTCGATGAAATCGCCGGGTTCATTCTAGAGAAGGGCGGGTTGGCCGCGGCGTCGCTTTAG
- a CDS encoding urease accessory protein UreF, protein MNIMTNEERLCSPLCFLRLLSWLSPNFPNGAYSYSHGLEWAAEAGHVYDRSSLVDWLEADLCYGSGRNEAVFFTEAYRCAINDDRANLMRVAEVAGASRGTPEFALESSQQATACLNTLRKVWPDPILDFFGEIQVQPVLAVVLGARTAVEGIPAGVALPAFLHSYVANLVIAGVRLIPLGQTDGQLAIAELEHAVLSASAQGACATLDNLGSAGFMVELASIAHETQYTRLFRS, encoded by the coding sequence ATGAATATTATGACGAACGAAGAGCGCCTGTGCTCGCCTCTATGCTTTTTGCGACTTCTAAGCTGGCTTTCGCCGAACTTCCCGAACGGCGCCTACAGTTACTCGCATGGTCTCGAATGGGCCGCCGAAGCTGGTCACGTCTATGACCGCTCAAGCCTTGTCGATTGGCTGGAGGCAGATCTTTGCTACGGATCCGGGCGGAATGAAGCGGTCTTCTTCACCGAGGCATATCGCTGTGCGATCAACGACGACCGGGCCAATTTGATGAGGGTCGCGGAGGTGGCAGGGGCCTCGCGTGGGACACCGGAATTCGCGCTTGAATCGTCGCAACAAGCGACCGCTTGCCTCAACACACTCCGCAAAGTTTGGCCTGATCCTATCCTGGACTTCTTCGGGGAGATCCAGGTCCAGCCGGTGCTAGCCGTTGTCCTCGGCGCTCGGACGGCAGTGGAGGGGATCCCGGCAGGCGTCGCGCTACCGGCATTTCTGCACAGCTATGTCGCCAATTTGGTAATCGCCGGCGTGAGACTGATCCCCCTCGGGCAAACCGACGGTCAACTCGCTATCGCGGAGCTTGAGCACGCGGTATTGTCTGCGAGCGCACAAGGAGCCTGCGCCACGCTCGATAACCTGGGCTCCGCGGGCTTTATGGTCGAACTCGCCTCCATTGCGCATGAAACTCAATATACGAGGTTGTTCCGGTCATGA
- the ureC gene encoding urease subunit alpha — translation MPHTMGRAAYAQMFGPTVGDKVRLADTDLLIEVERDFTTYGEEVKFGGGKVIRDGMGQSQRTRSQGAVDTVITNALILDHWGVVKADIAINDGLISGIGKAGNPDVQPNVDIVIGPGTEIIAGEGKIITAGGIDTHVHYICPQQIEEALYSGLTTMMGGGTGPATGTAATTCTPGPWHIQRMLEAADAFPMNLGIFGKGNASLAAGLVEQIEAGVCGLKLHEDWGATPAVIDCCLSVADDMDVQVLIHTDSLNEGGYVEKTIAAFKGRTIHTFHTEGAGGGHAPDIIKVCGEGNVIPASTNPTRPYTVNTLDEALDMLMVTHHLDRRIPEDVAFAESRIRKETIAAEDILHDLGALSIVSSDSQAMGRVGEVITRTWQTADKMKKQFGKLAEENGGNDNFRARRYVAKYTINPAIAQGISNYVGSIEVGKLADIVIWDPAFFGVKPDMVLKSGTIAAAIIGDPNASIPTPQPQYYRPMFGAFGRSLTRSSVTFVSEASLVRNKVLGLAKRLLPVSNTRKIGKHSMILNNAVPHMEVDPETYEVRADGRLLTCAPVKVLPMAQRYFMY, via the coding sequence ATGCCCCACACAATGGGCCGCGCCGCCTATGCGCAGATGTTCGGACCGACGGTCGGGGATAAGGTTCGTCTCGCAGATACTGATCTGCTGATAGAGGTGGAGAGGGACTTCACGACTTACGGAGAGGAGGTGAAATTCGGCGGAGGGAAAGTCATTCGTGACGGCATGGGACAGTCACAGCGTACGCGCAGCCAGGGAGCCGTTGATACCGTCATCACCAACGCCCTGATTCTTGATCACTGGGGTGTCGTGAAGGCGGACATCGCTATCAATGATGGGCTCATTTCAGGGATTGGGAAGGCCGGCAATCCCGACGTGCAGCCCAACGTCGACATAGTCATCGGACCTGGTACTGAGATCATTGCAGGAGAAGGCAAGATCATTACCGCGGGCGGGATCGACACTCATGTCCATTACATCTGCCCGCAACAGATCGAGGAGGCGCTCTATTCGGGCCTAACAACGATGATGGGTGGAGGAACCGGACCGGCGACAGGTACAGCGGCAACAACCTGCACCCCAGGCCCTTGGCATATTCAGCGGATGCTCGAGGCAGCGGACGCTTTCCCAATGAACCTCGGCATTTTCGGTAAAGGTAACGCGAGCCTGGCCGCTGGCCTCGTTGAGCAGATCGAGGCTGGTGTGTGCGGTCTCAAACTGCACGAAGACTGGGGCGCGACGCCCGCTGTGATCGACTGCTGCCTTTCCGTCGCGGACGACATGGATGTGCAAGTCTTGATCCATACCGACTCTCTTAATGAGGGTGGTTACGTGGAAAAAACCATCGCCGCATTCAAGGGCAGAACGATCCATACATTTCACACCGAGGGCGCCGGAGGCGGACATGCGCCGGATATCATAAAAGTGTGTGGCGAGGGGAACGTTATCCCGGCTTCGACAAATCCAACACGGCCCTATACAGTGAATACGCTCGACGAAGCGCTCGATATGCTCATGGTCACGCATCATCTTGATCGTCGTATTCCAGAGGACGTCGCCTTCGCTGAGAGCCGGATACGCAAGGAGACCATAGCCGCGGAAGACATTTTGCACGATCTGGGAGCTCTCTCTATCGTATCGTCAGACAGCCAGGCAATGGGGCGCGTCGGTGAGGTGATTACCCGCACGTGGCAGACCGCAGACAAGATGAAGAAGCAGTTCGGGAAATTGGCTGAGGAGAATGGTGGCAACGATAACTTCAGAGCACGGCGCTACGTCGCGAAATACACGATCAATCCTGCGATAGCCCAGGGTATTTCCAACTATGTCGGCTCAATTGAAGTCGGAAAGCTTGCAGACATCGTAATCTGGGACCCAGCCTTTTTTGGCGTAAAGCCCGACATGGTTCTCAAGTCTGGCACGATCGCCGCGGCTATCATTGGTGATCCCAACGCTTCCATTCCCACTCCCCAGCCTCAATATTATCGGCCGATGTTTGGCGCGTTCGGACGTTCTCTGACCAGGAGCTCAGTGACGTTCGTCAGCGAGGCATCCCTGGTGAGAAACAAGGTCCTCGGCCTTGCGAAGAGACTTCTTCCTGTCTCGAATACGCGCAAGATCGGTAAGCATTCGATGATTCTCAACAACGCCGTCCCTCACATGGAGGTTGATCCAGAAACCTATGAAGTGCGAGCAGATGGGCGGCTGCTCACTTGCGCGCCCGTGAAGGTGCTGCCAATGGCTCAACGTTACTTTATGTACTGA
- a CDS encoding urease subunit beta gives MIPGEVFPASGEIVLNKDRTAISIEVANTGDRPIQVGSHYHFAETNAALAFDRNAAVGRRLDIPAGTAVRFEPGQSREVSLIPYGGARVVYGFSALVMGPLPSPSGAAATSGD, from the coding sequence GTGATCCCTGGCGAGGTCTTTCCAGCATCCGGTGAGATTGTCCTGAACAAGGATAGGACAGCCATCTCAATTGAGGTTGCCAACACCGGAGATCGGCCTATTCAAGTGGGCAGCCACTATCATTTCGCTGAGACAAATGCGGCTCTCGCTTTTGATCGAAACGCCGCTGTCGGTCGCCGCCTCGATATCCCGGCCGGGACGGCCGTGCGATTTGAGCCGGGGCAGTCGCGCGAAGTGTCATTGATTCCTTATGGCGGCGCCCGCGTAGTTTATGGCTTTAGCGCCCTGGTGATGGGGCCTTTGCCGTCACCGAGTGGCGCCGCGGCCACTTCAGGCGATTGA
- a CDS encoding HupE/UreJ family protein, with amino-acid sequence MRLALICIALAEALVFPAHAHTGVGPVNSFSSGVAHPFSGADHLIAMTMVGLWSVFTDRRAVVAWPATFVAAMLGGFAAASLGLQIAFVEQAICLSVVLLGVLVALRVRARVTLGAAIVALFAFFHGHAHGTEAATANLIHYAAGFTFATSALLAVGIGAGFCVRSSAETLLLRAAGGCAVVVGLSLLGG; translated from the coding sequence ATGCGGTTAGCCTTGATCTGCATTGCGTTGGCCGAGGCGTTGGTGTTCCCGGCTCATGCCCATACAGGTGTCGGACCCGTGAATTCGTTCAGCTCCGGAGTTGCACATCCTTTTAGTGGGGCAGACCACCTCATCGCTATGACTATGGTAGGCCTTTGGAGTGTGTTCACAGACCGGCGCGCCGTTGTGGCTTGGCCTGCAACCTTCGTGGCGGCGATGTTAGGCGGCTTCGCAGCGGCGAGCTTGGGCTTGCAAATCGCTTTCGTCGAGCAGGCCATTTGCTTGTCGGTCGTTCTGCTGGGAGTGCTTGTTGCTCTTAGAGTACGGGCCCGGGTAACCTTGGGAGCCGCTATCGTCGCTCTCTTCGCTTTCTTCCATGGGCACGCTCACGGAACGGAAGCAGCCACAGCCAACCTTATTCATTATGCAGCAGGTTTCACGTTCGCAACCTCTGCGCTCCTTGCTGTCGGCATCGGAGCTGGTTTCTGCGTGCGGAGCTCGGCCGAAACGCTCTTGCTGCGCGCAGCGGGTGGATGCGCAGTGGTGGTCGGATTGTCACTATTGGGAGGCTGA
- a CDS encoding urease accessory protein UreD produces the protein MTETVIVNSSGGIAGGDLLEIEVVALDNASVAVTTQAAEKVYKALDRPARIRTKLKACGTAKLAWLPQETIVFNQARIRRQTEIDLCSGAELIALEWMVLGRTACGEKVVSGHISDSWRIKKDGHLIWADGFRVSDEVFAQLHRKALLSNWKALGTLIYFGPSLDTRLRALREIAASLDCCCAATIVGAIIVVRVAATAGSDLRRGLRSLLDQFSRELGSGPFGIPKMWSC, from the coding sequence GTGACAGAGACGGTCATCGTAAACTCGTCAGGCGGCATTGCCGGCGGTGATCTGCTCGAGATTGAAGTGGTGGCGCTCGACAATGCATCGGTCGCGGTCACAACACAGGCCGCGGAAAAAGTCTACAAGGCGCTGGATCGACCCGCGCGTATCAGGACAAAGTTGAAAGCGTGCGGTACGGCAAAGCTTGCTTGGCTCCCGCAAGAAACCATTGTCTTTAATCAAGCGCGCATCCGTCGGCAGACCGAGATTGATCTTTGCTCAGGAGCTGAACTGATTGCGCTCGAATGGATGGTACTCGGTCGTACTGCGTGCGGAGAGAAAGTCGTTAGCGGGCACATATCGGACAGTTGGCGTATCAAAAAGGATGGCCACCTGATATGGGCGGACGGCTTCCGCGTCTCAGACGAGGTGTTCGCGCAACTGCATAGAAAAGCGCTGCTCTCCAACTGGAAGGCTCTTGGAACGCTCATCTACTTCGGACCTAGTCTTGATACACGGCTGAGGGCTTTGCGCGAGATAGCGGCTTCGCTCGACTGCTGCTGTGCCGCCACAATCGTCGGGGCGATCATAGTTGTGCGCGTCGCCGCAACGGCAGGTTCCGATCTGCGGCGGGGACTTCGCAGCCTGCTGGATCAATTCAGTCGAGAGCTTGGGTCAGGGCCTTTCGGAATACCAAAGATGTGGTCGTGCTAG
- a CDS encoding beta-propeller fold lactonase family protein, whose product MAKEAMMKDMSAAKGKPGHLYMQTNEVENAIIHYQRSSTGALTEMERIKTGGAGSGEFKPISGQESAPNAFEGASSIIFTPDRRFLFTTNGGDNSVSTFRVSEDGRLSLVDVKPTGNPVEGRSGTAKSLAFAPSTRTLFVLHSFGPDHLRLMSVDAEGKLAARPERYTVNTYSKRNRVATMVVVSPNEELVLVGTTFDEPIAVTGLYPDGSPILWVQRAGGAFHSIASNAPDPDGLAAFPLQKDGSLGTARFYDAKGGSPFYIAFLHERPNTFVIAYAVGDGCSMGTVEKDGMLSIGPLVKIDTSAGVPSELCWLAVSPDDRTVYATNFGYSNISSYHINGRGLEIACDPACPRVPGDGTARGLNGTVTSGPADSWITSDGAFLYQIYGNASKLVGYATHPDGSLTEVASVKIPRNSPQGLAGF is encoded by the coding sequence ATGGCAAAAGAGGCGATGATGAAGGACATGTCTGCGGCGAAAGGAAAGCCTGGACATCTCTACATGCAAACCAATGAAGTCGAGAATGCGATTATCCACTACCAGCGGAGCTCAACAGGTGCGCTTACAGAGATGGAACGCATCAAGACGGGTGGTGCGGGCTCTGGCGAATTCAAGCCGATCAGCGGCCAAGAAAGCGCACCCAACGCGTTTGAAGGCGCGAGCAGCATCATCTTCACGCCGGATCGGCGCTTTCTGTTCACGACCAATGGTGGAGACAATTCCGTTTCGACCTTCCGTGTGAGCGAAGACGGTCGCCTTTCGCTGGTCGACGTCAAGCCGACGGGTAACCCTGTGGAAGGAAGAAGCGGAACCGCCAAATCGCTCGCATTTGCTCCTTCTACTCGGACTCTTTTCGTCTTGCATTCGTTCGGTCCCGATCACCTCCGGCTGATGTCTGTCGACGCAGAAGGTAAACTCGCGGCGCGGCCGGAGCGCTATACGGTCAACACGTATAGCAAGAGGAACCGCGTAGCCACCATGGTCGTGGTCTCGCCCAACGAGGAGCTCGTTCTTGTCGGCACCACTTTCGACGAGCCAATCGCGGTCACAGGCTTGTATCCAGATGGTTCGCCTATTCTCTGGGTGCAGCGGGCTGGCGGTGCGTTCCACTCAATCGCATCGAATGCGCCAGATCCTGATGGCCTCGCCGCATTTCCCCTGCAAAAGGACGGCTCGCTCGGCACGGCCAGGTTCTATGACGCGAAAGGCGGCTCTCCGTTCTACATCGCCTTCCTGCACGAGCGGCCGAATACCTTCGTCATCGCATACGCCGTCGGTGACGGATGTTCCATGGGCACCGTGGAGAAAGACGGCATGCTCAGCATCGGCCCGCTCGTAAAGATCGACACAAGCGCGGGCGTGCCGTCCGAGCTGTGTTGGCTGGCGGTCTCGCCTGATGATCGAACGGTCTACGCGACGAACTTCGGCTACAGCAACATCAGCAGCTACCACATCAATGGCCGCGGCCTGGAAATCGCGTGCGATCCCGCGTGCCCGAGGGTCCCGGGGGACGGCACCGCCAGGGGACTGAACGGAACGGTGACCAGCGGCCCCGCCGATAGCTGGATCACGTCGGACGGCGCATTTCTCTATCAGATTTACGGGAATGCCTCGAAGCTGGTGGGCTACGCCACGCATCCGGACGGCTCGCTGACAGAGGTCGCCAGCGTCAAGATTCCTCGCAACAGTCCGCAAGGGCTTGCGGGATTCTGA